From Micromonas commoda chromosome 3, complete sequence, a single genomic window includes:
- a CDS encoding predicted protein, whose amino-acid sequence MASFVMSASAVKAPAVKVSGLGFRKAVSAVAMPKAAAKPVQAHAAFSVVCGKPGAKAKTNKSAAKRFKITASGKVLHRRPGKQHLNGHKTTERKTRLSGERQIGAEQIPLVKGLLPYSRKRIR is encoded by the exons ATGGCTTCCTTCGTCatgtccgcctccgccgtcaaGGCTCCCGCCGTCAAGGTCTCCGGCCTCGGTTTCCGCAAGGCTGTGTCCGCGGTTGCGATGCCCAAGGCTGCTGCCAAGCCCGTccaggcgcacgcggcgttcTCGGTGGTGTGCGGCAAGCCcggcgccaaggccaagACCAACAAGTCCGCGGCCAAGCGCTTCAAGATCACCGCTTCCGGCAAG GTCCTCCACAGGCGCCCCGGCAAGCAGCATCTTAACGGCCACAAGACCACCGAGCGCAAGACCCGCCtcagcggcgagcgccagaTTGGCGCCGAGCAGATCCCCCTCGTGAAGGGTCTCCTCCCCTACTCCCGCAAGAGGATCCGCTAA